AACGATAATGTACTTGAAGGTCAACGAAAATATGGCGGACCGCCACCGGACTGGGAGGGCAACGTGCCCGGCAATGGATGCGAGGTGTTCTGCGGCAAGATACCCAAGGACATGTACGAGGATGAGCTCATACCGCTATTCGAGAATTGCGGCACAATCTGGGACCTACGCCTTATGATGGACCCGATGACAGGCACAAATCGTGGTTATGCATTTGTCACATTCACAAACCGCGATGCGGCCGTCAATGCAGTGCGCCAGGTATTTATGCCAACCATTGAATCGCCCACCAACCACCAGCCCACCAGAACCCCGGCCCCCAGCCCACCCAAACAGCAACCAAAACCCCCAAAAACCCCCCGTCCACGACCCTGAATCAGTGCTTTAATGTTTTTTATACGTATTAACTATTATCctcctatatatatatatactttatactaTATACTACATCTATAACGTATTGTATCCACATATTTACTCTCGGAACAAGTAGGAAACAGCTATGCGgccaaaacaaaaccaaaattCGACCTAAAGAAAGAGCAACATTTGCGGAAACCCAAACATTAAAAGAGAAAACGATTCGGCGCTTTTAGATTCAACGAGCAAAAATTTGATGCAattttatttagtttttttttcttaccTACCGTATGCTAACTTTACAGTTACTTTCTGCTGTTACTCTGTACCGTACCGTACTGTACCTCTCTGCCATGATCTTTCCAAACAAATTCGAACCATAGGCAACGCTATCTGTCTCACCATctgctgtctctctctctctctccgctctctctctgtctctctttttctGTAACTTGTAATGCATGTCCCGTCTTCTACTACATATActagtacatacatatatgagtTGTAATATTTAGTTAATCCGAAAGAATCTCTCTACCAGCGCATTCGAAATCGTACAAATTTCAGATTTGAAAagagttctctctctctctctctctctctcactctatCTAAAGAATAATGATAATCTGGCCTACTCCCTCTACACACCCCCCacacgacacacacacacacacacacccaatCCAATCCAAGCCCCCTGTCTATTTCTGTATTATTTGATATACTATTTTCTTTTTAGTTGAATTCTCTTTAATCTTAAGTCGAGCTATGTAGCTATCAACTTTTTCGTAGAGATCTAAGCAGCGTGCGTGTTCTCGACCATACTGTCTGGTTTTATTTAAACGAGCATGTCCCAACAAAAATTTGCAGAACGTGATATGTACCTCTTTAACCACTTAATAActaaccaacaaaaaaaaccaacgtTTTCCTTTAACAttttccaaaaacaaaaacaaaaaacctcAACTGCGGCCCCGCTTCGAAACGAAATTGGTAATGCAATAAATTACTTTTCAAAGTCTTGTTTTTTTTAGTTAACCTTTccctacaaaaaaaaaaaacgaactcCCCCTTAATTGATTTATTTCGAAATTGTTTAATTAGTTCTTATGATTTAtgattttgttgtcgtattattatttattattaacaGTGAATTGGTATTAAAAAGAAACTCGTTTTACCTTCCCTTCCACCATTTAGCTCGATAATCACGAAATAAAACCCGGCAAGTGTCTGAAAATAAATATAAGCGTACCGAATCTGCGCCTTTTCGTAGGCAATATACCCAAGTCAAAGGGCAAAGATGAAATTTTAGAGGAATTTGGTAAACTTACAGGTAAATTGTCAaacaaaattaacaaaaaaatgtattttaaaTTATCATCAACTGGAGTGGAGTGCTCCAAAAATCGGCTTTAAATCGAAAACAAAAATCCAATTGGCTAAAATGGGAAAATTGGCTAATTGCGGGAGGACTTACCGTTAGGACTTTAGGCTAGGAAAGGGTCGTAGGATTTTTAGTATAcattatttaatatatttattttttgtttcacAACTCATTCTAACTATTCACCCACCACCTCACCCACACGCAAACAACCATCCAGCCACCCATCTGCCCATCTACACATTGAAAGGCGTCTgccccccaccacccccccACCCATGCTGCCTGAGACACTCTTTTCAAATGCGCGCGCCGctcaccaaaaaaaaaaaagaaaaaccaaacCACAATCATCAACGGATGCATTCCTAAGTTTTATCTTTTAGGTTGCCTCATAgcacacccacccacacacacacacacacacacacatagaaaCAATGACACGCCCATTTCTGTCATTGCCATACCGTTATATAAGCTTGAATTGTCGTACAAGAATATTTCTTTTCAACTTATTTACATAATATCTCCAGTCATTAACTTTGAACCaaagaaaaccaaaccaaaaaccgaaaaaaagaaagaaatttttaaaaattatttaCCAAATTAATATGCATTCCAACAAACTTTCGTTTTCCATTATGTTCTATAACTACTATTCCACATTGTAAGAAAGCAGGCTACCCTTCTACCCACTAGATATTATCaaatattacgtatacgcagcgTTGAGTGTTCAAGCCAGAAAGTCGCTCGATTTGAAACGCCCAATTGGCCAAAGCAAAAAGGTAAGATCTGGTCGGTAAGGAGTGACTTTCTGGCTGTAAATACAACAATATAGAACATGCCTGCAGAATTTGCcctattgttttttttttttttttttttttttcctgttCGAACTTGTATAATTCTGCATAGTAAGTACTAGACTAGTAGCTGAAAACAGACCAGCCGAATAGCTAAAGAAATGAACAATTTTTTGAGTAAATTCCGTTTTTATTTGGCACGCATACAAAGTATAAAAGAAAACCTACTAAAGACTAGATTCTAGAGTTCCACACTTACCTTTGTACCATCACCCCataccacacacacaaacacacacactacCACCAGCCACATAATTCACCCAACccgaaaaaccaaaaaaccaaTCCAAAATCAATCCAAAATCAAATCGCAGTACCAATGGAATACAAATTTTTCATAGCAAATCAaaattttcttttgttttgtgtgAACTTTTAAACAATTGCAGCTAAATGATTTTGAAATTCGGAAAGGCAAAaagattggtgttacgataTCATTTAACAATCACCGGCTATTTGTCGGCAATATACCTAAGAATAGAGATCGCGACGAATTAATTGAGGAATTTTCTAAACATGCACGTAAGTGatccaaaaaccaaaaaccagcAACCAAAACCAACCACAAACAAAGCAAAAGAcccaaaaaaataataaaatataatataatacctaGACCCTATAGCCCCCGCCCAGACCCTAGACCATAGACCAGTCCAGCACAttcccccccacccccaatTGGCTCTCCCGGAATTGGccgaaaacaaataaatatatatatataaatataatctAATCAATGTTTTTAGGGGCGATACTTGCAGAATGTGAAAAGAGCATGGAAGCCTGTTTATGCCAAGTATCAATTGGATTTTTGTTTTGCAATTTTCGCTTTTAAAACGCTTAAAACAACTCAAATTTGATAACAAAATTTATGATAcactcacaaaaaaaaaaaaataaaaataaatccCAAAACACGAACAGCATCCTAACCAGAGACCAGAATCCAAGGCAGGGCCTCAATGGAAGCCCCGTCTTGGGGTCGATTGATTTTAATCtattactctctctctctctctgtcattCTCTATACTCTCTCACTCATTCTCTCTAACTTTAAGCGCTGTTAgtaaatacaacaaaaaattaattgttttttttataatttatagcCTCATTTTTCCAATTATTAAATGTGCCCAATTTGTTGACATTGAAAACCTGTAGCTAAACAATTcgccaaaaaaagaaaacaaacaaaaaaaccaaaaaaataaaaaagaaaaacattttgaatatttttgaAAAAGGGACAAACCTAGTTTTTGTTTTAGTGCAGACTTATATACGATTATATCATATACTACTATAATATAGATAACAAAACGGCGCACACCGAAACCGATCCCGccccaaaaccaaaaccaataCCAAAATAAGAAAAAAGCAATTCGTTTACCTAAATCGATATGTTCTGGCCTATTCACgttgaatatatatatatatactactTAATGACTGGAGACAACAAGCctttaaaaaagaaaactcATTTTACTCTATGTTTCTCTAAGTGTAACTATCTATCTCTCACATAAGCGCCACTACCCGAGCAAAATTGAACAACCCAACGAATCAAATCGATATTGAAACTACTCGAAAACCAAATTCAAAAACTCTGCccatattttgttgtttcgttCGTCTATCGATCTCTTTTTGTATCTCAGTGTACACAGTTCTCTCTCTaactctatctctctctctctctatcttaCTCTGTCTAACTCTGGCTATGTTTGTGTATAGTTTATACCCATTATTGTTTCCATTActaagaaaagaaaagaaaccaACCCCCCAGCTCAATATGTGctctactcgtactcgtattcgTACTTcgtgttgtgtttttttttttgttatacaTCGATCGTATTCTTTTTCGTTTAGTTTTTGTTGCCACATgtactatatatatacaaaaatcaaaaacaacaaccaaaTAGCAATACCAGAGGTTTTTTTAAGTGTTTTTTCTAAGTGTGTGTTTCGTTTTACAAAATACTCTACATAACCTTCTATCCGTTACGTTACGTTACTCAATGTTATACCACCCCCCCGTACcccccgctctctctctctctctctctctctctcagtaAAACTTTGTCTCCGATCCTTGCATTACCCGTTACACACGAAAATGTTACTAGCTTAGCCGCATTCTCTCTCAATtattcaaaaatatttcaaaaagtTTAAGCAAAAGCAAATGAAGCAATTGTTGGCATTGGTtttcaaaatcaaaaaaaaaaaaacacacacacactatatatatatcggAAAGATTCATTATTTTACATAACAATGATAGCCCGATGGATGGATGATGCTTGTCATGTAAAATTTTGTGCATTTCTCTTTAAATATTCCATATATGTATTTCTTATAACTACTCTCTctatcacacacacacacacacacacgccaaaatacaaatacttttttgttgtatttctTACGTTGTTTTCTATTTTTACAATATGCAACCAACTAATCATAAAATTGCATTCGAATTGATAACGCAATTTCAATAGCAACGTACTTAAATGACATTTTtctttatatttataaataaatctGAACCCGAATCTGAACCTATAGCTGGCCTTTACGAGGTAATCATATACAGTTCACCAGACGATAAGAAAAAGAATCGCGGCTTCTGCTTTCTCGAATACGAGTCACACAAGGCGGCATCTTTGGCCAAACGAAGACTTGGCACTGGTAGGATTAAGGTGAGTCCACGCCCCCCCCCATACCCTATCATAACTATCCCTAACACATGGTTTTTCTTTCGCAGGTATGGGGATGTGATATAATAGTCGACTGGGCCGATCCACAGGAGGAGCCAGATGAGCAAACAATGTCTAAGGTTAAAGTTCTTTATGTGCGTAATCTAACCCAGGACGTCACAGAGGAAAAACTAAAGGTTTGTACTCCAAGGAGAATGGAACACACTGATTAACTTTGTATTTCTATGTCTAGGAACAATTTGAGCAATATGGCAAAGTAGAACGCGTTAAGAAAATTAAAGACTATGCCTTTATACACTTTGAGGATCGTGATAGCGCCGTCGAAGCTATGCGTGGCCTTAATGGCAAGGAGATCGGCGCCTCGAATATCGAGGTAGGTGCCAAACCCCTACGAAAGTCTCCAAATAAACTCTAATCCTTCGACTGTTTAGGTCTCACTCGCCAAACCGCCTTCagacaaaaagaaaaaggagGAAATTCTGCGCGCCCGTGAACGTCGCATGATGCAAATGATGCAGGCACGTCCCGGCCTTGTGGGGTATGTAATTCCAGCCTAAATATTTACACGATCCTTGGCTAGCACAACAACAATCtacaaacaaaataaacccTGGCGCAAAATTCCAAAtcacaaaaaaacaaatgcaAAAATCCTGCATTCCATTCGTTTCGTTAAGAACCCAAATTGATCTTAATTTCTGTTTGCTTTTCAAGTCGCCTGCCACTAGCTTAACCAGAGCTtgaattaatttattttttctacTTTATATTTTCTTTCGTTGCCGCAAACTTCCGTCACACAAACGACAAACCACAAACATTGCCAATTTATACTCAATCCCATCTTTCGATCATGTGGGATAATCCTTGTAAAGATTTGAAACATTGTCTCCATACAGAAATCTGTCGCCGACACATCCCAGCATGATGTCCTTGACGCCCATGCGCCTGCCAGGTGCGCGCATGCCGCTCCGTACGCCGATACCTCGCGAATACGGTAAGTTTGGCAAATTGGCCAAGTGAATCCATCAGATACATTCTAGATGTctgtatgtacatgcatatacatatatatgtgcTCGAACCATCGCTGCCATCTGCCAGACGATGATGATGGTAGATGAGAAAGCGAAGGCCGCAAGCGCCTTCCTTTgggacaacaaaaaaaaaaaaaagaagaaaaaaaatactTTATAACTTTTGTTAATTTATGTTTAGTTTTCGTAGTCAGTTAGCCAAGTTGTTaggcacacacaaacacatataCTAACACTCTCACACATGtaaacacatacacacacacatatatatggCGTATATCAAGCTACTgccccccccaaaaaaaaaacccggTACTTATTTGATAGGTTTGTGTTCTAGTTCTAGTTGAAAGAGTCTAACCAAAGCCGTAAGCAAAACACTAATCCGGTCTGCAGTTGTTTAAGTCTTAAGTTATACGATATTGTATCATGTCCACCATTGAGATCGCAACGTTTTGTTCTTATATTGTTTAAACTTCTTGAttattgtttctgtttctgtctcGCCTCATCATTTTAGTTAGTTCTTTAAGGTTAACCAAATGTGCGCTCAAACCCACTAACAAATGTACGCTCGTCCCCCCCAGCCCCGCCCCCTAACcaccacacatacacacaccatacacaccacacacacacacacagatacctAGAGCCCTTAAAGTCACGCTTAGCACTGCCCCCAGACGTACTCTCCAGCTAGATTGAGTCTACTAACCCATAACGATCCAGATCGAGATCGAGATCGAAACAttggcaaaccaattgaaacaTAACCTCACTTTAACCTGAACATAACCTCACTTATCACTTCTCAATTGTTTATATTTTCTGTTTCCGTTGTTTCATTGTACTAATCGTAAATGTTGTTGGTTTTTCCTTATTCTATATTCGCATTTGCAAGTTATGTGTCGAtatcgctctgtctctctcttgttttttgttttttgtttatttgcatGTTCGTTTTTGAGTTCCATTTTCGATGTTGTCGATTCTTTatagtttttgttttctcctaccgtcctcctgctcctctgaacctctctctctctctcgctctctgtgtCGCAGCCAAAGTGCAAAGCaaacaactacaactacaacatTACCTACTCTCATAACCGAAACGGAAACCCAAACCGAAACCCATTAAAACCCATAGAACATTAGCCATTAAACCTTAAACGTTGTTCATAGTTGTTTATGATAATTAAATGTTGCAATTGTGTTCTCTGTGTAGCGAATGTTAAGCACCCTGTATACTGTTTGATGTTATATCACCGGTAAGTAATCCTCAAGTCTCATCTACTTAAGCCATACCGACCCCCCCCCTCGACCACACACACGACCCAGCCACAGATCCCACATCCCGAATCACACACCTCCTTTGCGTTACAGTACGCGCCCAATTCGTGCAACATTGGCTAAGGTGAAACAATTGGCAGCCTAGGACTAGGTCTCTCAGCTATAACCCACCCTGCCCCCTCAACTAAGGGCCGCATCATCACTAACCTACCTTATCCCACCTTATCCTGCCTAACCCAACCCCTTCAAATGGCCTGCACAACATTATTTAGAGGTCGACTATTTTGGGTACCCGGAATACCGTCCTGGTCTGGCCACCAACGAGTTATATTACGACGATCTATACCGCACCTACGAAGGTGATTTCCATTACTATAACTATCCGA
This region of Drosophila miranda strain MSH22 chromosome 2, D.miranda_PacBio2.1, whole genome shotgun sequence genomic DNA includes:
- the LOC108154187 gene encoding heterogeneous nuclear ribonucleoprotein R isoform X18, whose amino-acid sequence is MAEGNGELLDDINQKADDRGDGERTEDYPKLLEYGLDKKVAGKLDEIYKTGKLAHAELDERALDALKEFPVEGALNVLGQFLESNLEHVSNKSAYLCGVMKTYRQKSRASQQGVPAPATAVQVKGPDEDKIKKILERTGYTLDVTTGQRKYGGPPPDWEGNVPGNGCEVFCGKIPKDMYEDELIPLFENCGTIWDLRLMMDPMTGTNRGYAFVTFTNRDAAVNAVRQLDNHEIKPGKCLKINISVPNLRLFVGNIPKSKGKDEILEEFGKLTAGLYEVIIYSSPDDKKKNRGFCFLEYESHKAASLAKRRLGTGRIKVWGCDIIVDWADPQEEPDEQTMSKVKVLYVRNLTQDVTEEKLKEQFEQYGKVERVKKIKDYAFIHFEDRDSAVEAMRGLNGKEIGASNIEVSLAKPPSDKKKKEEILRARERRMMQMMQARPGLVGFETLSPYRNLSPTHPSMMSLTPMRLPGARMPLRTPIPREYVVGKRKFDGGHQNPADVKRRYPSGLIGNGGSWGSLPLPQQPLGTNGEQWYMDTFSAWS
- the LOC108154187 gene encoding heterogeneous nuclear ribonucleoprotein R isoform X16 gives rise to the protein MAEGNGELLDDINQKADDRGDGERTEDYPKLLEYGLDKKVAGKLDEIYKTGKLAHAELDERALDALKEFPVEGALNVLGQFLESNLEHVSNKSAYLCGVMKTYRQKSRASQQGVPAPATAVQVKGPDEDKIKKILERTGYTLDVTTGQRKYGGPPPDWEGNVPGNGCEVFCGKIPKDMYEDELIPLFENCGTIWDLRLMMDPMTGTNRGYAFVTFTNRDAAVNAVRQLDNHEIKPGKCLKINISVPNLRLFVGNIPKSKGKDEILEEFGKLTAGLYEVIIYSSPDDKKKNRGFCFLEYESHKAASLAKRRLGTGRIKVWGCDIIVDWADPQEEPDEQTMSKVKVLYVRNLTQDVTEEKLKEQFEQYGKVERVKKIKDYAFIHFEDRDSAVEAMRGLNGKEIGASNIEVSLAKPPSDKKKKEEILRARERRMMQMMQARPGLVGFETLSPYRNLSPTHPSMMSLTPMRLPGARMPLRTPIPREYGGWSWAWNHSAAWQSRWPAWQHQSSGGPNSATGGGTGSGGGGGGTGGGGSSAGGHRSGGAGSNRGGPWGGTNASQRSWHPARQAATKFTSSR
- the LOC108154187 gene encoding heterogeneous nuclear ribonucleoprotein R isoform X26 → MAEGNGELLDDINQKADDRGDGERTEDYPKLLEYGLDKKVAGKLDEIYKTGKLAHAELDERALDALKEFPVEGALNVLGQFLESNLEHVSNKSAYLCGVMKTYRQKSRASQQGVPAPATAVQVKGPDEDKIKKILERTGYTLDVTTGQRKYGGPPPDWEGNVPGNGCEVFCGKIPKDMYEDELIPLFENCGTIWDLRLMMDPMTGTNRGYAFVTFTNRDAAVNAVRQLNDFEIRKGKKIGVTISFNNHRLFVGNIPKNRDRDELIEEFSKHAPGLYEVIIYSSPDDKKKNRGFCFLEYESHKAASLAKRRLGTGRIKVWGCDIIVDWADPQEEPDEQTMSKVKVLYVRNLTQDVTEEKLKEQFEQYGKVERVKKIKDYAFIHFEDRDSAVEAMRGLNGKEIGASNIEVSLAKPPSDKKKKEEILRARERRMMQMMQARPGLVGNLSPTHPSMMSLTPMRLPGARMPLRTPIPREYEVDYFGYPEYRPGLATNELYYDDLYRTYEGDFHYYNYPNATNDGSSGGGGGTSLGGGGGVGVGGGSGMAGATSSAAQHSSKAQENGSNSSAVMGAGRGHGTTVQRGKAVGQRGSISRRGAQTVPQAAGPAAAAAAVGQAAAVAQRGATGQGAPAATGGVRGVAQTRHNARGTQHVKPLQNLPAGATRKTSMEGN
- the LOC108154187 gene encoding heterogeneous nuclear ribonucleoprotein Q isoform X14 translates to MAEGNGELLDDINQKADDRGDGERTEDYPKLLEYGLDKKVAGKLDEIYKTGKLAHAELDERALDALKEFPVEGALNVLGQFLESNLEHVSNKSAYLCGVMKTYRQKSRASQQGVPAPATAVQVKGPDEDKIKKILERTGYTLDVTTGQRKYGGPPPDWEGNVPGNGCEVFCGKIPKDMYEDELIPLFENCGTIWDLRLMMDPMTGTNRGYAFVTFTNRDAAVNAVRQLDNHEIKPGKCLKINISVPNLRLFVGNIPKSKGKDEILEEFGKLTAGLYEVIIYSSPDDKKKNRGFCFLEYESHKAASLAKRRLGTGRIKVWGCDIIVDWADPQEEPDEQTMSKVKVLYVRNLTQDVTEEKLKEQFEQYGKVERVKKIKDYAFIHFEDRDSAVEAMRGLNGKEIGASNIEVSLAKPPSDKKKKEEILRARERRMMQMMQARPGLVGNLSPTHPSMMSLTPMRLPGARMPLRTPIPREYGGWSWAWNHSAAWQSRWPAWQHQSSGGPNSATGGGTGSGGGGGGTGGGGSSAGGHRSGGAGSNRGGPWGGTNASQRSWHPARQAATKFTSWSHSQDVHGGQLSVAPRRAPRPAAKVARLSRSQRNEIAPTVGKASIHTSIPKSIAPNTRHLGPKRNQEPGPPKYKYSSLIAK
- the LOC108154187 gene encoding heterogeneous nuclear ribonucleoprotein Q isoform X23, whose translation is MAEGNGELLDDINQKADDRGDGERTEDYPKLLEYGLDKKVAGKLDEIYKTGKLAHAELDERALDALKEFPVEGALNVLGQFLESNLEHVSNKSAYLCGVMKTYRQKSRASQQGVPAPATAVQVKGPDEDKIKKILERTGYTLDVTTGQRKYGGPPPDWEGNVPGNGCEVFCGKIPKDMYEDELIPLFENCGTIWDLRLMMDPMTGTNRGYAFVTFTNRDAAVNAVRQLNDFEIRKGKKIGVTISFNNHRLFVGNIPKNRDRDELIEEFSKHAPGLYEVIIYSSPDDKKKNRGFCFLEYESHKAASLAKRRLGTGRIKVWGCDIIVDWADPQEEPDEQTMSKVKVLYVRNLTQDVTEEKLKEQFEQYGKVERVKKIKDYAFIHFEDRDSAVEAMRGLNGKEIGASNIEVSLAKPPSDKKKKEEILRARERRMMQMMQARPGLVGFETLSPYRNLSPTHPSMMSLTPMRLPGARMPLRTPIPREYEVDYFGYPEYRPGLATNELYYDDLYRTYEGDFHYYNYPNATNDGSSGGGGGTSLGGGGGVGVGGGSGMAGATSSAAQHSSKAQENGSNSSAVMGAGRGHGTTVQRGKAVGQRGSISRRGAQTVPQAAGPAAAAAAVGQAAAVAQRGATGQGAPAATGGVRGVAQTRHNARGTQHVKPLQNLPVVGKRKFDGGHQNPADVKRRYPSGLIGNGGSWGSLPLPQQPLGTNGEQWYMDTFSAWS
- the LOC108154187 gene encoding heterogeneous nuclear ribonucleoprotein R isoform X15, which produces MAEGNGELLDDINQKADDRGDGERTEDYPKLLEYGLDKKVAGKLDEIYKTGKLAHAELDERALDALKEFPVEGALNVLGQFLESNLEHVSNKSAYLCGVMKTYRQKSRASQQGVPAPATAVQVKGPDEDKIKKILERTGYTLDVTTGQRKYGGPPPDWEGNVPGNGCEVFCGKIPKDMYEDELIPLFENCGTIWDLRLMMDPMTGTNRGYAFVTFTNRDAAVNAVRQLDNHEIKPGKCLKINISVPNLRLFVGNIPKSKGKDEILEEFGKLTAGLYEVIIYSSPDDKKKNRGFCFLEYESHKAASLAKRRLGTGRIKVWGCDIIVDWADPQEEPDEQTMSKVKVLYVRNLTQDVTEEKLKEQFEQYGKVERVKKIKDYAFIHFEDRDSAVEAMRGLNGKEIGASNIEVSLAKPPSDKKKKEEILRARERRMMQMMQARPGLVGFETLSPYRNLSPTHPSMMSLTPMRLPGARMPLRTPIPREYGGWSWAWNHSAAWQSRWPAWQHQSSGGPNSATGGGTGSGGGGGGTGGGGSSAGGHRSGGAGSNRGGPWGGTNASQRSWHPARQAATKFTRDKKHNHNQPTNKKPIETIKTNELKAKSPNNLRRKKTAKTIQLQQQPRKNSR
- the LOC108154187 gene encoding heterogeneous nuclear ribonucleoprotein Q isoform X7; this translates as MAEGNGELLDDINQKADDRGDGERTEDYPKLLEYGLDKKVAGKLDEIYKTGKLAHAELDERALDALKEFPVEGALNVLGQFLESNLEHVSNKSAYLCGVMKTYRQKSRASQQGVPAPATAVQVKGPDEDKIKKILERTGYTLDVTTGQRKYGGPPPDWEGNVPGNGCEVFCGKIPKDMYEDELIPLFENCGTIWDLRLMMDPMTGTNRGYAFVTFTNRDAAVNAVRQLDNHEIKPGKCLKINISVPNLRLFVGNIPKSKGKDEILEEFGKLTAGLYEVIIYSSPDDKKKNRGFCFLEYESHKAASLAKRRLGTGRIKVWGCDIIVDWADPQEEPDEQTMSKVKVLYVRNLTQDVTEEKLKEQFEQYGKVERVKKIKDYAFIHFEDRDSAVEAMRGLNGKEIGASNIEVSLAKPPSDKKKKEEILRARERRMMQMMQARPGLVGFETLSPYRNLSPTHPSMMSLTPMRLPGARMPLRTPIPREYEVDYFGYPEYRPGLATNELYYDDLYRTYEGDFHYYNYPNATNDGSSGGGGGTSLGGGGGVGVGGGSGMAGATSSAAQHSSKAQENGSNSSAVMGAGRGHGTTVQRGKAVGQRGSISRRGAQTVPQAAGPAAAAAAVGQAAAVAQRGATGQGAPAATGGVRGVAQTRHNARGTQHVKPLQNLPVVGKRKFDGGHQNPADVKRRYPSGLIGNGGSWGSLPLPQQPLGTNGEQWYMDTFSAWS
- the LOC108154187 gene encoding heterogeneous nuclear ribonucleoprotein R isoform X25, with product MAEGNGELLDDINQKADDRGDGERTEDYPKLLEYGLDKKVAGKLDEIYKTGKLAHAELDERALDALKEFPVEGALNVLGQFLESNLEHVSNKSAYLCGVMKTYRQKSRASQQGVPAPATAVQVKGPDEDKIKKILERTGYTLDVTTGQRKYGGPPPDWEGNVPGNGCEVFCGKIPKDMYEDELIPLFENCGTIWDLRLMMDPMTGTNRGYAFVTFTNRDAAVNAVRQLDNHEIKPGKCLKINISVPNLRLFVGNIPKSKGKDEILEEFGKLTAGLYEVIIYSSPDDKKKNRGFCFLEYESHKAASLAKRRLGTGRIKVWGCDIIVDWADPQEEPDEQTMSKVKVLYVRNLTQDVTEEKLKEQFEQYGKVERVKKIKDYAFIHFEDRDSAVEAMRGLNGKEIGASNIEVSLAKPPSDKKKKEEILRARERRMMQMMQARPGLVGNLSPTHPSMMSLTPMRLPGARMPLRTPIPREYEVDYFGYPEYRPGLATNELYYDDLYRTYEGDFHYYNYPNATNDGSSGGGGGTSLGGGGGVGVGGGSGMAGATSSAAQHSSKAQENGSNSSAVMGAGRGHGTTVQRGKAVGQRGSISRRGAQTVPQAAGPAAAAAAVGQAAAVAQRGATGQGAPAATGGVRGVAQTRHNARGTQHVKPLQNLPAGATRKTSMEGN
- the LOC108154187 gene encoding heterogeneous nuclear ribonucleoprotein Q isoform X6; this encodes MAEGNGELLDDINQKADDRGDGERTEDYPKLLEYGLDKKVAGKLDEIYKTGKLAHAELDERALDALKEFPVEGALNVLGQFLESNLEHVSNKSAYLCGVMKTYRQKSRASQQGVPAPATAVQVKGPDEDKIKKILERTGYTLDVTTGQRKYGGPPPDWEGNVPGNGCEVFCGKIPKDMYEDELIPLFENCGTIWDLRLMMDPMTGTNRGYAFVTFTNRDAAVNAVRQLDNHEIKPGKCLKINISVPNLRLFVGNIPKSKGKDEILEEFGKLTAGLYEVIIYSSPDDKKKNRGFCFLEYESHKAASLAKRRLGTGRIKVWGCDIIVDWADPQEEPDEQTMSKVKVLYVRNLTQDVTEEKLKEQFEQYGKVERVKKIKDYAFIHFEDRDSAVEAMRGLNGKEIGASNIEVSLAKPPSDKKKKEEILRARERRMMQMMQARPGLVGFETLSPYRNLSPTHPSMMSLTPMRLPGARMPLRTPIPREYEVDYFGYPEYRPGLATNELYYDDLYRTYEGDFHYYNYPNATNDGSSGGGGGTSLGGGGGVGVGGGSGMAGATSSAAQHSSKAQENGSNSSAVMGAGRGHGTTVQRGKAVGQRGSISRRGAQTVPQAAGPAAAAAAVGQAAAVAQRGATGQGAPAATGGVRGVAQTRHNARGTQHVKPLQNLPEIKNTTTINQPTKNQSKLSKRMNLKLNLPTTYVERKLQRQSNYSNNPERTGATRKTSMEGN
- the LOC108154187 gene encoding heterogeneous nuclear ribonucleoprotein R isoform X22, with amino-acid sequence MAEGNGELLDDINQKADDRGDGERTEDYPKLLEYGLDKKVAGKLDEIYKTGKLAHAELDERALDALKEFPVEGALNVLGQFLESNLEHVSNKSAYLCGVMKTYRQKSRASQQGVPAPATAVQVKGPDEDKIKKILERTGYTLDVTTGQRKYGGPPPDWEGNVPGNGCEVFCGKIPKDMYEDELIPLFENCGTIWDLRLMMDPMTGTNRGYAFVTFTNRDAAVNAVRQLDNHEIKPGKCLKINISVPNLRLFVGNIPKSKGKDEILEEFGKLTAGLYEVIIYSSPDDKKKNRGFCFLEYESHKAASLAKRRLGTGRIKVWGCDIIVDWADPQEEPDEQTMSKVKVLYVRNLTQDVTEEKLKEQFEQYGKVERVKKIKDYAFIHFEDRDSAVEAMRGLNGKEIGASNIEVSLAKPPSDKKKKEEILRARERRMMQMMQARPGLVGFETLSPYRNLSPTHPSMMSLTPMRLPGARMPLRTPIPREYANVKHPVYCLMLYHRSR